A window from Mangifera indica cultivar Alphonso chromosome 2, CATAS_Mindica_2.1, whole genome shotgun sequence encodes these proteins:
- the LOC123208536 gene encoding uncharacterized mitochondrial protein AtMg00810-like translates to MTKNVFEDDVYNEEYANYEEEIAVKGTRPLHEIYQRCNNVMIEPSSFFEASKHEGWQKAIQEEILMIEKNKTWELVDAPERKKIIGVKWVYRVKINPNGSVKQLKARLVMKGYSQMANIDYTETFAPVARLDTKRLPIALAAQRQWEISHLDVKSTFLNGWLEEEIYVAQPEGFVIEGKERKVYRRNPNDATLYVRQTKGGTVLISLYVDDLLITSSNPKDIEEFKMSIMKEFEMTDLGKIKYFLGLEVSQEMDGIFICQSKYTQEILKKFFMENCKPTATPLVLNAKLRKNDGNKRADETKFRSLVGSLMYLTTTRPDLMYSTSLLSRFMQEPSEKHFSAGKRVLRYLKGTKDQGIWFKRVDEEKLRGYVDSDWAGSVDDMKSITGYYFTLGLGIFYWCSRKQEIVAQSTAEAE, encoded by the exons ATGACAAAAAATGTATTTGAAGATGATGTGTATAATGAGGAATATGCGAATTATGAGGAAGAAATTGCAGTTAAAGGTACTAGGCCTCTTCATGAAATTTATCAAAGGTGTAACAACGTTATGATTGAACCGTCTTCTTTTTTTGAAGCAAGTAAGCATGAAGGGTGGCAAAAGGCAATACAGGAAGAGATTTTAATGATTGAGAAGAACAAAACTTGGGAGCTAGTAGATGCacctgaaagaaagaaaattattggaGTGAAATGGGTTTACAGAgtaaaaataaatccaaatgGTTCTGTCAAACAATTGAAAGCACGTTTAGTTATGAAAGGGTATTCTCAGATGGCCAATATTGACTATACTGAAACTTTTGCTCCAGTTGCAAGATTGGATACAAAAAGACTTCCCATTGCACTTGCTGCTCAAAGGCAATGGGAAATTTCACATTTGGATGTCAAGTCAACCTTTCTAAATGGTTGGCTGGAAGAAGAAATCTATGTAGCTCAACCTGAAGGGTTTGtaattgaaggaaaagaaagaaaagtgtACAG GAGGAATCCTAATGATGCAACCTTATATGTAAGACAGACTAAAGGAGGAACGGTGTTAATttctctttatgtggatgatcttTTAATTACAAGTAGTAATCCAAAAGATATTGAAGAATTTAAGATGAGTATTATGAAGGAATTTGAGATGACTGACTTGggaaaaataaagtattttcTAGGCTTGGAAGTGAGTCAAGAAATGGATGGTATTTTCATATGCCAAAGTAAATATACTCAAGAGATTCTGAAGAAGTTTTTTATGGAAAATTGTAAGCCTACAGCAACTCCTTTAGTGTTGAATGCAAAGCTGAGGAAGAATGATGGAAACAAGAGGGCTGATGAGACAAAGTTTCGAAGTCTAGTGGGAAGCTTGATGTATTTAACGACAACAAGGCCAGATTTGATGTACTCTACTAGTCTATTGTCTAGATTTATGCAAGAACCTAGTGAGAAACATTTCTCAGCAGGAAAACGGGTTTTACGGTATCTAAAAGGAACTAAAGACCAAGGAATTTGGTTCAAACGAGTTGATGAGGAGAAGCTGAGAGGATATGTAGATAGTGATTGGGCTGGAAGTGTAGATGATATGAAGAGTATAACAGGTTACTACTTTACACTTGGCTTGGGAATTTTCTATTGGTGTTCGAGGAAACAAGAGATCGTGGCTCAAAGCACAGCTGAAGCTGAATAA
- the LOC123198817 gene encoding chromo domain-containing protein LHP1, translating to MKVKGGGKRKLVTGEGENLGLNDAVDVDVDVVVVVEENHVDVNEETQQGVEEIEEENNEEGKEEEDEQVPGDQESQEDRPKLAEGFFEVEDIRHRRVRKGQLQYLIKWRGWPETANTWEPLENLQSCSEVIDAFEESLRSGGKSSRKRKRKYGGPHTLSKKTQLLSINSALNVGVAGLSLVTSPLNNTSLVDLPVSNQSIGSGLKGEKNGDLSIVKTRRQTSESIFANGSKQVDVRKEETEYDPKLSELKGTMSYNEINLDKLALTLQEAKVSEGNGLTHGINCKVDRVESVPNNRHAGAKRRKSSYVKRFKQDLASTKMVAVQDSIPSIAAGCGGTGEQLVIGNSSHQNMIDVSRYAPALVKIIKPIDFSASVSDNVQDVLVTFIAQRSDGKEVMVDNKFLKAHDPHLLINFYEQHLRYSTQ from the exons atgaAAGTGAAGGGAGGAGGGAAGAGGAAGCTGGTAACCGGAGAAGGAGAGAACCTAGGTCTAAACGACGCCGTTGACgttgatgttgatgttgttgttgttgttgaagAGAATCACGTTGATGTGAATGAAGAGACACAACAAGGCGTTgaagaaatagaagaagaaaacaacgAGGAAGGAAAAGAGGAGGAAGATGAACAAGTGCCAGGTGACCAGGAGTCTCAAGAAGACCGCCCCAAGCTCGCTGAGGGTTTCTTTGAAGTTGAAGACATTCGTCATCGAAGAGTTCGGAAg GGTCAGCTTCAGTATCTCATTAAATG GCGTGGGTGGCCGGAAACTGCTAATACTTGGGAGCCATTGGAGAATCTGCAGTCATGTTCAGAAGTTATTGATGCATTTGAAGAGAG CTTGCGGTCGGGCGGCAAATCTTCTAGGAAGCGCAAACGCAAATATGGAGGTCCTCATACCCTGTCGAAGAAGACACAGCTGCTCTCTATTAATTCTGCCTTGAATGTTGGTGTTGCTGGTCTATCTCTAGTAACCTCCCCTCTCAATAACACAAGCCTTGTTGATCTCCCAGTCTCTAATCAATCTATAGGATCAGGtcttaaaggagaaaaaaatggaGATCTTAGCATCGTCAAAACACGTAGGCAAACTAGTGAAAGTATATTTGCAAATGGTTCAAAGCAAGTTGATGTCAGGAAAGAGGAAACTGAGTATGATCCAAAGCTTAGTGAACTGAAAGGAACAATGTCTTACAATGAGATCAATTTAGATAAGCTTGCATTAACTTTACAAGAGGCCAAGGTTTCAGAAGGCAATGGTCTTACACATGGGATCAACTGCAAGGTTGATCGAGTGGAATCAGTTCCAAATAATCGACATGCAGGAGCTAAGAGAAGGAAGTCTAGTTATGTGAAGAGGTTTAAACAAGATTTGGCCTCGACTAAAATGGTAGCTGTACAAGATTCAATACCAAGCATTGCTGCTGGCTGTGGTGGTACAGGTGAGCAACTTGTGATTGGAAATTCAAGTCACCAGAACATGATTGATGTTTCCAGATATGCCCCTGCACTTGTCAAAATCATCAAGCCAATAGATTTCTCAGCTTCTGTATCTGATAACGTCCAGGATGTGTTGGTGACCTTTATAGCACAGAG GTCTGATGGTAAAGAAGTGATGGTGGATAATAAGTTTCTCAAGGCTCATGATCCTCATCTg TTGATCAACTTCTATGAGCAACATCTCAGGTACAGTACACAATGA
- the LOC123198856 gene encoding RNA polymerase sigma factor sigB-like — protein MSCLLPHFKCQPDSFSIYFKTHNPANNKDPIFFRTQCTLSTTLPPTSAARTTVLEEKLSLSSLDAHSNSFATNRPWTYIGAVGPPTEENFGATLATETFITSDEAVIAAAAAEAVALARAAVKIAKDAVLMVKNYNSARPNIKTVIPSQPHTFPSKWAQLIERERASMVGDSMANKTGLEGDYSIQQLKESDDMDPSDEELKHLEEQLSLSIAVRSMRQTERKAKRTRAAEKAASNIVSVRSGTMSRKTSASLHDRDYSDPLRYLRATTSSSRLLTANEELELSEGIQDLLKLERLHDALIERCGGKPTFAQWAAAAGVDQKELRRHLNYGTLCKDKMIKSNIRLVISIAKNYQGAGMSLQDLVQEGCRGLVRASEKFDASKGFKFSTYAHWWIKQTVRKSLSDQSRIIRLPFHMVEATYRVKEARKQLYRKNGRQPDDEEIAAATGLSMKKLNTVLLTPKAPRSLEQKIGINQNLKPSEVIADPEAETGEDLLIKKFMKEDLEKVLGSLNPREKQVVRGRFGLDDGRVKTLQEIGDSMGVSRERIRQIELGAFRKLKNKKRTKHLQQYLISYSS, from the exons ATGTCCTGTCTACTCCCTCACTTCAAGTGCCAGCCTGACTCTTTCTCTATCTATTTCAAAACTCACAACCCCG CCAACAATAAAGACCCTATCTTTTTCCGTACACAATGTACTTTATCCACAACGTTACCACCAACATCAGCAGCAAGAACAACTGTGCTTGAGGAGAAGCTCAGCTTATCTTCTTTAGATGCTCATTCAAATTCCTTTGCTACAAATAGACCATGGACGTATATAGGAGCTGTTGGTCCACCCACAGAG GAAAATTTTGGAGCGACTTTAGCTACAGAAACATTTATTACCAGTGATGAGGCTGTAATAGCTGCAGCAGCTGCTGAAGCAGTTGCTCTTGCACGAGCGGCCGTTAAGATTGCTAAGGATGCAGTCTTGATggttaaaaattacaattctgCAAGACCAAATATTAAAACTGTGATCCCATCACAACCTCATACTTTCCCTTCTAAGTGGGCACAGCTTATAGAAAGAGAACGAGCTAGTATGGTAGGGGATTCTATGGCAAATAAAACTGGATTAGAAGGGGATTATTCAATACAGCAATTAAAAGAATCTGATGATATGGATCCTTCAGATGAGGAGCTCAAGCATCTAGAAGAACAGCTTTCCCTGAGTATAGCTGTGAGATCAATGCGCCAGACTGAAAGAAAAGCCAAAAGGACAAGGGCAGCTGAGAAGGCTGCTTCCAATATAGTATCTGTGAGGTCAGGTACTATGAGCAGGAAAACATCTGCTTCTTTGCATGACAGAGACTACTCTGATCCATTGCGTTATTTAAGAGCAACTACCAGCAGTTCTAGGCTTCTCACTGCTAATGAAGAATTGGAGTTATCTGAAGGAATACAG GACTTGCTAAAATTGGAAAGGCTCCATGACGCGCTTATAGAGCGATGTGGTGGTAAGCCAACTTTTGCACAGTGGGCTGCAGCAGCAGGAGTTGATCAGAAAGAACTGAGGAGGCACTTGAATTACGGTACTCTTTGCAAGGACAAAATGATTAAAAGCAACATACGGCTTGTTATTTCAATTGCCAAGAATTATCAGGGAGCCGGGATGAGTCTCCAAGATCTGGTTCAG GAAGGGTGTCGGGGCCTTGTGAGGGCTTCAGAGAAGTTTGATGCTTCAAAGGGTTTCAAGTTCTCTACTTATGCTCATTGGTGGATTAAACAGACAGTTCGCAAGTCACTTTCTGACCAATCCAGGATAATTCGTTTACCT TTTCACATGGTGGAGGCAACTTATAGAGTGAAGGAAGCTAGAAAACAGTTGTATAGGAAAAATGGAAGACAGCCTGATGATGAAGAAATTGCTGCGGCAACAGGGCTCTCAATGAAGAAGCTCAACACTGTATTACTCACTCCTAAAGCTCCAAGATCTCTAGAACAGAAGATTGGAATCAACCAGAATCTCAAACCATCG GAAGTAATCGCAGATCCTGAGGCAGAGACAGGGGAGGATCTACTAATCAAGAAATTTATGAAGGAAGACCTAGAAAAGGTGTTGGGTTCTCTCAATCCAAGGGAAAAGCAGGTTGTGAGAGGAAGGTTTGGGCTGGATGATGGGAGAGTGAAGACATTGCAAGAAATTGGGGATTCTATGGGTGTAAGCAGAGAGCGAATCCGGCAAATTGAGTTGGGGGCATTCAGAAAGCTGAAGAATAAGAAGAGAACCAAACATCTGCAGCAGTATTTGATTTCATATAGTTCATAA